A single window of uncultured Pseudodesulfovibrio sp. DNA harbors:
- a CDS encoding response regulator yields the protein MKALIVDDDFYSRNMIHEILRQVAQCDIAVNGEEAIEAFGRGLAHGEPYNLICLDLLMPEMDGQQALREIRALEKEHDVAPQDESKVIVTTMLADEKETHDAFFLGGATSYLVKPIDEEKLLNEIKSLGLL from the coding sequence ATGAAAGCGCTTATCGTGGATGACGATTTTTACAGCCGGAATATGATTCATGAGATCTTACGCCAGGTTGCTCAGTGTGACATTGCCGTCAACGGCGAAGAGGCTATTGAAGCCTTTGGTCGAGGGTTGGCTCATGGCGAACCGTATAATTTGATTTGTCTTGATTTGCTCATGCCTGAAATGGATGGGCAGCAGGCTCTTCGCGAGATTCGTGCATTGGAAAAGGAGCACGATGTGGCTCCTCAGGATGAGTCGAAGGTTATCGTGACCACCATGCTCGCGGATGAGAAAGAAACACACGACGCCTTTTTCCTCGGTGGGGCTACTTCCTATTTGGTCAAGCCCATTGATGAGGAAAAACTTCTCAATGAGATTAAGAGCCTAGGGCTGCTTTAA
- the ricT gene encoding regulatory iron-sulfur-containing complex subunit RicT: MSQILGVKFNDYGQVYYFTSGPFVVREGQHVIVKTDQGMGLGKVILIRQAPKEEDDNEGHKPIYRLANEKDMESIAENEALSKDAFKFCRKCIVTHKLGMKLVDVEVFFDRSKMVFYFTAPGRIDFRELIKDLVREYRTRIELRQIGVRHETQMLGAIGNCGQICCCRRFMRKFVPVTIKMAKEQNLFLNPTKISGICGRLLCCLSFEQEGYEEFHRMCPRVGKKYTTSMGQVKVLRSNFFKKTLSLLTDKFEEREVSIDEWNEIVNKPPSEEALAEAKPRNPRGKRGGRPPRPDDSRRDTKRGKEKSEEKAGGPQGRGKPKRSDKSGSDKRDGKRRRRQERPEKKERDGTPDRSAPAGKSESRSGDEKSKRGRRPRRRRRRPSKK; encoded by the coding sequence ATGAGCCAAATACTTGGTGTTAAATTCAACGATTACGGACAGGTATATTATTTTACCTCCGGTCCTTTTGTCGTGCGGGAAGGACAACACGTCATCGTCAAGACCGATCAGGGCATGGGGTTGGGCAAGGTTATTCTGATTCGTCAGGCCCCTAAAGAGGAGGACGATAACGAAGGCCATAAGCCGATTTATCGTCTTGCCAACGAAAAGGACATGGAGTCCATAGCCGAGAATGAGGCGCTGTCCAAGGATGCCTTCAAGTTCTGTCGCAAGTGCATCGTTACCCATAAATTGGGAATGAAGCTTGTGGATGTTGAGGTCTTTTTTGATCGCTCCAAGATGGTTTTTTATTTCACAGCTCCTGGTCGAATCGATTTTCGTGAGCTTATCAAGGACCTTGTCCGAGAATATCGGACCCGTATAGAGCTGCGACAAATCGGTGTACGGCATGAAACACAAATGCTCGGTGCTATCGGCAACTGTGGCCAGATATGCTGTTGTCGTCGGTTTATGCGTAAGTTTGTTCCCGTGACCATTAAAATGGCCAAGGAACAGAATCTTTTCTTGAATCCTACCAAAATTTCAGGAATTTGTGGCCGTTTGCTTTGTTGTCTCAGCTTTGAGCAGGAAGGCTATGAAGAATTTCACCGCATGTGTCCGCGTGTAGGAAAGAAGTACACCACGTCCATGGGACAGGTGAAAGTCCTCCGTTCCAATTTCTTTAAAAAGACCTTGTCTTTGCTTACCGACAAATTCGAGGAGCGGGAAGTTTCCATTGACGAATGGAATGAAATAGTTAACAAGCCGCCGAGTGAAGAAGCCTTGGCTGAAGCCAAGCCTCGGAATCCGCGCGGCAAGCGTGGTGGCAGACCTCCCAGACCAGATGATTCTCGTCGTGATACTAAACGTGGCAAGGAAAAATCTGAAGAAAAAGCTGGTGGTCCTCAGGGGCGAGGGAAGCCGAAGCGGAGTGATAAGAGTGGCAGTGACAAGCGGGATGGCAAGCGGCGTCGCCGTCAGGAGCGTCCCGAGAAGAAAGAGCGGGATGGCACGCCGGATCGTTCAGCCCCCGCAGGGAAGAGCGAATCCCGTTCCGGCGATGAAAAATCAAAAAGAGGGCGCAGGCCCAGAAGGCGTAGGCGCAGGCCTTCCAAAAAATAA
- a CDS encoding FeoA family protein, which produces MQKPLTQYPTGAVVRITGIDGGRQARARMLAMGMTPGCPVEILTGGPTGCRVRVRGSEVVLCCGLAGKIMAVDNDSNEGPHCSCCPGPRAKAS; this is translated from the coding sequence ATGCAAAAGCCTTTGACACAATACCCCACCGGGGCTGTTGTTCGTATAACCGGAATTGACGGAGGCCGACAGGCCCGCGCCCGCATGCTCGCCATGGGCATGACGCCCGGTTGTCCCGTTGAAATCCTGACTGGCGGCCCAACCGGCTGTCGAGTCCGCGTACGTGGATCAGAAGTCGTTCTCTGTTGCGGCCTGGCCGGAAAGATAATGGCGGTAGATAATGACTCCAACGAAGGCCCGCACTGCAGTTGCTGCCCCGGACCACGGGCTAAAGCTTCATAA
- the metG gene encoding methionine--tRNA ligase, with product MQSFYITTPIYYVNAKPHLGHAYTTTVADSLNRFHRLMGEETYFLTGTDEHGDKIVQAAEANGQTPKEYVDTISKLFEDLWPDMNISNDDFIRTTQPRHIEVVQSILQKVYDAGDIYFGEYGGHYCFGCERFYTEKELVDGKCPDHLTVPEYISEKNYFFKMSKYKDWLIEHINAHPDFIRPERYKNEVMSLLESGELEDLCISRPKSRLTWGIELPFDDQYVTYVWFDALINYLAALGYPEGDKFKKFWPAANHLVAKDILKPHAIFWPTMLKAAGIEPYQHLNVHGYWLVEDTKMSKSIGNVVEPLAMKDAYGLDAFRYFLLREMSFGQDSSFSEKALVGRLNADLANDLGNLFSRTLSMTHKYFGGSIPRPDVEDIVDAEIKKIGQDAMQSFQSFYSEFKFSRALEGLWELVRGLNKYIDATAPWALYKEENMERLSTVIYVLLENMRKIAVHLWPVMPEASEKMLEQLGIAFDPEKVNLPKELDVWGLLESGETVAKTSNLFPRVELPEAKEEKVAKKSKKQEKADEEISNIEFEDFQKLDLRVGTVKEVEKHPDADRLLLVRVDTGDAELRQVVAGIADFFSPDDLVGRQVVVVANLKPRKLRKQLSQGMILAVKTEDGMQLLTPSGDVPAGSKVS from the coding sequence TTGCAAAGTTTTTATATCACCACGCCCATTTACTATGTAAACGCCAAGCCCCATTTGGGGCATGCGTATACCACGACTGTGGCCGATTCCTTGAATCGTTTTCACAGGCTGATGGGCGAGGAGACCTACTTCCTGACCGGTACCGACGAACATGGTGACAAAATCGTTCAAGCCGCGGAAGCCAACGGCCAGACTCCCAAGGAATATGTTGATACCATCAGCAAGCTCTTTGAAGACCTGTGGCCGGACATGAATATTTCAAATGATGATTTTATTCGTACCACGCAGCCTCGGCATATAGAGGTGGTGCAGAGCATCCTGCAAAAGGTCTATGACGCAGGAGATATCTATTTCGGCGAATATGGCGGGCATTATTGTTTCGGTTGTGAGCGCTTTTATACCGAGAAGGAACTGGTTGATGGTAAATGCCCTGATCATCTGACCGTGCCCGAATACATTTCGGAGAAAAACTATTTCTTCAAGATGTCCAAATACAAGGATTGGTTGATCGAGCATATCAACGCGCATCCTGATTTTATCCGTCCTGAACGCTACAAAAACGAGGTCATGAGCTTGCTGGAATCCGGCGAGCTTGAAGATCTGTGCATCTCCCGTCCCAAGTCCCGCTTGACTTGGGGGATCGAACTGCCCTTCGACGATCAGTATGTCACTTATGTTTGGTTTGACGCTTTGATCAACTATCTGGCCGCACTTGGCTACCCCGAGGGCGACAAGTTTAAGAAGTTCTGGCCGGCAGCCAATCATTTGGTTGCGAAAGACATACTCAAGCCACATGCGATATTCTGGCCAACGATGCTCAAGGCCGCAGGTATTGAGCCGTATCAGCACCTTAACGTGCACGGGTATTGGCTGGTGGAAGACACCAAGATGTCCAAGTCCATTGGCAACGTGGTGGAACCTTTGGCCATGAAAGATGCCTACGGACTGGATGCCTTTCGGTATTTCCTGCTTCGGGAAATGTCATTTGGTCAGGATTCCAGCTTTTCTGAAAAGGCTTTGGTTGGACGCCTCAATGCGGACCTTGCCAATGATCTTGGCAATTTGTTCAGCCGAACTTTGTCCATGACACATAAGTATTTTGGTGGAAGTATTCCCCGTCCCGACGTGGAAGATATCGTGGATGCGGAAATTAAGAAAATTGGTCAGGATGCCATGCAGTCTTTCCAAAGTTTCTATTCCGAATTCAAATTCTCCCGTGCCCTTGAAGGGTTGTGGGAATTGGTGCGTGGTCTGAATAAATATATCGACGCTACCGCTCCTTGGGCTTTGTACAAAGAAGAGAACATGGAGCGTCTCTCCACGGTCATTTATGTGCTGTTGGAGAATATGCGCAAGATCGCCGTCCATCTGTGGCCGGTGATGCCGGAAGCTTCCGAAAAGATGTTGGAACAGCTTGGCATAGCGTTTGATCCTGAGAAGGTTAATTTGCCCAAGGAATTGGATGTTTGGGGTCTGTTGGAATCTGGCGAAACTGTTGCCAAGACATCTAATCTCTTTCCTCGTGTAGAGTTGCCTGAAGCCAAGGAAGAAAAGGTTGCCAAGAAGTCCAAGAAACAGGAAAAAGCCGATGAAGAAATCTCAAATATAGAATTTGAGGATTTTCAAAAGCTCGATCTGCGTGTCGGAACGGTCAAGGAAGTGGAAAAGCATCCTGATGCAGATCGCTTGTTGTTGGTTCGTGTTGACACCGGTGATGCTGAATTGCGTCAGGTCGTGGCAGGTATTGCCGATTTCTTTAGCCCTGATGATCTCGTGGGCAGACAGGTCGTCGTTGTTGCCAATCTGAAGCCGCGCAAGCTGAGAAAACAGTTGTCGCAAGGTATGATTCTGGCTGTGAAGACAGAAGACGGCATGCAACTTCTTACTCCTTCAGGCGATGTCCCGGCAGGGAGCAAAGTCAGCTAG